A single window of Nitrospirota bacterium DNA harbors:
- a CDS encoding CpsB/CapC family capsule biosynthesis tyrosine phosphatase translates to MIDLHCHILPGIDDGPAEIGQSIAMARIAAADGITAIVATPHVTEEVYPAEIITQKVQELNRELSRLGIPVAVLQGADVNALLDPDLLRGYTINGSDYLLLEFPYTHLPINTRDILFAMSIKGYIPVITHPERNPSVINNPETLLQLVESTVLVQITAGSLAGEFGQDIRDCAVHLLKRGAVSFIATDAHSTEWRPPVLSKGLRVAEEIVGKERAMRLVTAHPEAVLAGKLLHAA, encoded by the coding sequence ATGATCGATCTCCACTGCCATATACTGCCGGGAATCGACGACGGCCCCGCGGAGATCGGCCAATCGATAGCGATGGCGCGGATCGCCGCTGCAGACGGCATCACCGCCATCGTGGCGACGCCGCATGTGACGGAAGAGGTCTATCCCGCGGAGATCATCACGCAGAAGGTGCAGGAGCTCAACCGGGAGCTGTCGCGGCTGGGGATCCCGGTCGCTGTTCTCCAGGGCGCCGATGTCAATGCCCTGCTCGACCCCGACCTGCTCCGCGGCTACACGATCAACGGGAGCGACTACCTGCTCCTCGAGTTCCCCTATACCCACCTTCCGATCAACACGAGGGATATCCTCTTCGCCATGAGCATCAAGGGGTATATCCCGGTCATCACCCATCCCGAGCGGAACCCCTCGGTCATCAACAACCCCGAGACCCTGCTGCAGCTCGTCGAGAGCACTGTACTCGTCCAGATCACCGCCGGCAGCCTGGCAGGGGAGTTCGGGCAGGATATCCGGGACTGCGCGGTCCATCTCCTGAAGCGGGGGGCGGTGAGCTTCATCGCTACCGATGCGCACTCGACCGAGTGGCGGCCGCCGGTCCTGTCGAAAGGGCTGCGTGTCGCCGAGGAGATCGTAGGGAAGGAGAGGGCGATGAGGCTCGTCACTGCACATCCCGAAGCGGTGCTGGCCGGAAAGCTGCTGCATGCCGCGTAA
- a CDS encoding O-antigen ligase family protein, which produces MPRKSYAAFVAALVFSPLAFGSVEPWSFAVMNGLCFLGLLLSLLESRETVFYRVPGMLPLLLLLGFFLLQLAPLPAGLVRLVSPETWAVYAGTIGIIEPLSWVSLSLDKRATLMELLRLSGYAAFYVLTVQLLTRKELLRRTVTVVLVLSSALALTGILQYLFNAKKIFWFRELSFSNPAFFGPFVNRNHYAGFMAMVFPLALAFFLTLKPRVFYESLRDRIAGLLSRKETNLYLLIGLFMVLIAASIFLSISRGGIVSLSLSMVVFGLLFLGRRRNKSRGAAIIAVFATIVLAVGWFGWEPIIQRFEKITDAEGDIVDLRPTVWKDSLEIAKDFPVTGAGLGSFRSVYPRYQTARELRVIDHAHNDYMELLAEGGLIAMALMAWFIAAVVARSFRMYTGRKDSSAINLYIGSITGILALLLHGFTDFNFRIGSNGLYFFFLCGLAVSAAHTRLRDGLGSTYLEPRQQRPGAALPRLARGAAGAGLLVSVIINTGVLAAGFSYSLFKKERFDVTTPRQELLAVKGLAEKAALFDPLNAHYHALRAHFESLLLEHEQALESNRQALALQPSDGEQLQRLGTAYAAMAQPGTAERLLSKGTVYGRMDPQRYITFASWLLSQGRKEEGLKQLAQALSISPHRTRDFITFMVLNGLTDDDILGILPERVESHLAAAAYLAGIGSDEKADARYRQALQLVSREKTVKQAFFYEVFRYYTKKERYEEALSVMQQAITCFPDDSRLRSTAGVAYERLGMYHGAMEAYRKALLLDQGNREARQRLEFLTPIRGGG; this is translated from the coding sequence ATGCCGCGTAAGAGTTACGCGGCGTTCGTCGCAGCGCTCGTCTTTTCGCCCCTCGCCTTCGGCAGCGTCGAGCCGTGGTCGTTCGCCGTAATGAACGGCCTCTGTTTTCTCGGCCTGCTGCTCTCTCTTCTCGAGAGCAGGGAAACGGTGTTCTATAGAGTCCCGGGGATGCTCCCGCTGCTGCTCCTCCTCGGATTCTTCCTGCTGCAGCTCGCACCCCTGCCTGCCGGGTTGGTGAGGCTCGTATCCCCGGAGACCTGGGCCGTCTATGCCGGGACCATCGGCATAATCGAGCCCCTGTCATGGGTCTCGCTTTCGCTCGACAAGCGTGCTACACTCATGGAGCTCCTGAGGCTGAGCGGGTATGCGGCCTTCTACGTCCTCACGGTACAGCTGCTCACGAGAAAGGAGCTCCTGAGAAGGACCGTTACCGTGGTGCTCGTCCTCTCGTCGGCGCTGGCGCTCACCGGCATCCTCCAATACCTCTTCAACGCGAAGAAGATATTCTGGTTCAGGGAGCTGTCCTTCAGCAATCCCGCCTTTTTCGGCCCCTTCGTGAACAGGAACCACTACGCCGGCTTCATGGCAATGGTCTTTCCCCTCGCCCTGGCCTTCTTCCTTACGCTCAAGCCCAGGGTCTTTTATGAGTCGCTCCGCGACCGGATCGCCGGGCTGCTCAGCCGGAAGGAGACGAACCTCTACCTCCTGATCGGCCTCTTCATGGTCCTTATCGCCGCCTCGATCTTCCTCAGCATCTCCCGGGGAGGGATCGTCAGCCTCTCTCTCTCGATGGTGGTCTTCGGGCTGCTCTTTCTCGGACGGAGGAGGAACAAGAGCAGGGGGGCCGCTATCATAGCGGTCTTCGCGACCATCGTCCTGGCGGTCGGGTGGTTCGGCTGGGAGCCGATTATCCAGAGGTTCGAGAAGATAACCGATGCCGAGGGGGATATCGTCGACCTGAGGCCGACCGTCTGGAAGGACAGTCTCGAGATCGCAAAGGATTTTCCGGTCACCGGCGCCGGCCTCGGGAGCTTCCGCTCGGTCTACCCCCGGTACCAGACCGCCCGCGAGCTGCGCGTTATCGATCACGCGCATAACGACTACATGGAGCTGCTCGCCGAAGGCGGGCTCATCGCCATGGCGCTCATGGCCTGGTTCATAGCAGCGGTCGTGGCGAGGAGCTTCAGGATGTATACAGGGAGAAAAGACTCTTCTGCGATCAATCTCTATATCGGCAGTATCACCGGCATCCTCGCCCTGCTGCTGCATGGTTTCACCGATTTCAATTTCAGGATCGGCTCGAACGGCCTCTACTTCTTCTTCCTCTGCGGCCTGGCGGTCTCGGCAGCCCACACGCGCCTGCGCGACGGCCTCGGCAGCACCTATCTCGAGCCGCGGCAGCAGAGGCCCGGCGCTGCGCTGCCACGGCTCGCCAGAGGCGCCGCCGGCGCGGGGCTGCTGGTCAGCGTCATAATCAACACAGGCGTGCTCGCTGCCGGGTTCTCCTATTCGCTCTTCAAAAAGGAGCGGTTCGACGTTACGACCCCCCGGCAGGAGCTCCTCGCCGTGAAGGGGCTTGCGGAAAAGGCGGCGCTCTTCGATCCATTGAACGCACACTACCACGCCCTGCGCGCTCACTTCGAGAGCCTGCTCCTCGAGCACGAACAGGCGCTCGAGTCGAACAGGCAGGCCCTCGCGCTGCAGCCCTCCGATGGCGAGCAGCTGCAGCGCCTGGGGACCGCCTATGCCGCAATGGCGCAGCCCGGCACCGCAGAAAGGCTGCTTTCGAAGGGGACCGTCTACGGCCGTATGGACCCGCAGCGGTACATAACCTTCGCCTCCTGGCTTCTTTCGCAGGGAAGAAAGGAGGAGGGATTGAAGCAGCTCGCACAGGCGCTCTCGATCTCGCCCCATCGTACCCGTGATTTCATCACCTTCATGGTCCTGAACGGCCTCACCGACGACGACATACTGGGCATTCTGCCCGAGCGTGTCGAATCCCATCTCGCTGCCGCAGCCTATCTGGCCGGCATCGGCAGTGATGAAAAGGCTGACGCCCGTTACCGGCAGGCGCTCCAGCTCGTCTCTCGTGAAAAGACCGTCAAACAGGCATTTTTCTACGAAGTCTTCAGATACTACACGAAGAAAGAGCGTTACGAAGAGGCCCTCTCCGTCATGCAGCAGGCGATTACCTGCTTCCCCGATGACTCACGGCTCCGCTCCACTGCCGGGGTCGCTTATGAAAGACTCGGGATGTATCACGGCGCGATGGAGGCGTATAGGAAGGCGCTCCTGCTCGACCAGGGGAACAGGGAGGCGCGGCAGAGGCTCGAATTCCTCACCCCCATACGGGGCGGGGGATGA